Proteins encoded together in one Scyliorhinus canicula chromosome 21, sScyCan1.1, whole genome shotgun sequence window:
- the LOC119955665 gene encoding tubulin alpha chain-like — protein MRECLSIHIGQAGVQIGNACWELYCLEHGIQPDGQMPSDKSIGGGDDSFNTFFSETGAGKHVPRAVFIDLEPTVIDEVRTGTYRQLFHPEQLITGKEDAANNYARGHCSVGKEIVDLVLDRVRKVADLCTGLQGFLIFHSFGGGTGSGFTSLLMERLSVDYGKKSKLEFSVYPAPQISTAVVEPYNSVLVTHCTLEHSDCAFMVDNEAIYDVCRRNLDIERPTYTNLNRLIGQVVSSITASLRFDGALNVDLTEFQTNLVPYPRIHFPLATFAPLISAEKAYHEQLTVSEITNSCFEPANQMVKCDPRQGKYMACCMLYRGDVVPKDVNAAIATIKSKRSIQFVDWCPTGFKVGINYQPPTVVPGGDLAKVQRALCMLSNTTAIAFAWTRLNIKFDKMYAKRAFVHWYVGEGLEEGEFQDAREDMASLEKDYEEVGVDSSYLDRKGEEEGE, from the exons ATG CGTGAGTGTCTCTCAATCCACATTGGCCAGGCTGGTGTACAGATCGGGAACGCTTGCTGGGAGCTGTATTGTCTGGAGCATGGCATCCAGCCGGATGGGCAGATGCCCAGTGACAAGTCCATCGGAGGGGGTGACGATTCCTTCAACACCTTCTTCAGTGAGACAGGGGCGgggaaacatgttccccgggctGTGTTCATAGATCTGGAGCCCACTGTGATTG ATGAGGTCCGGACCGGCACCTACCGACAGCTCTTTCACCCGGAGCAGCTCATCACCGGTAAGGAGGATGCGGCGAATAACTACGCCCGGGGCCATTGCTCGGTGGGCAAGGAGATTGTGGATCTGGTTCTGGATCGTGTCCGGAAGGTG GCTGACCTATGCACCGGACTCCAGGGATTCCTCATCTTCCACAGTTTTGGGGGTGGCACTGGCTCAGGTTTTACTTCCCTACTGATGGAGAGACTCTCCGTCGACTACGGCAAGAAATCCAAGCTGGAATTTTCCGTTTACCCCGCTCCCCAGATTTCCACCGCAGTGGTTGAGCCGTATAACTCTGTGCTAGTCACCCACTGCACCCTCGAGCACTCTGACTGTGCCTTCATGGTGGACAATGAGGCTATTTACGATGTCTGTCGGCGTAACCTTGACATCGAGAGACCGACTTACACAAACCTCAACCGACTTATTGGACAGGTAGTGTCGTCCATCACGGCCTCACTCCGGTTCGATGGTGCCCTCAACGTGGACCTGACTGAGTTTCAAACCAACCTGGTCCCCTATCCCCGCATTCACTTCCCTCTAGCGACCTTTGCCCCTCTTATATCGGCTGAGAAAGCTTACCACGAGCAACTCACGGTGTCAGAGATCACCAACTCCTGCTTTGAACCAGCCAACCAGATGGTGAAGTGTGACCCCCGCCAGGGCAAGTACATGGCCTGCTGCATGCTGTACCGAGGAGACGTGGTGCCGAAGGATGTCAACGCCGCCATCGCCACCATCAAGAGCAAGCGATCGATCCAGTTTGTTGATTGGTGTCCGACTGGGTTCAAG GTTGGCATCAACTACCAGCCCCCAACGGTGGTGCCAGGGGGTGATCTGGCAAAGGTACAACGGGCCCTCTGTATGCTGAGCAACACCACTGCCATTGCTTTCGCTTGGACCCGCCTCAACATCAAATTTGATAAGATGTACGCCAAGCGGGCCTTTGTCCACTggtatgtgggggaggggctggaggaaggggagttccaggatgcacGAGAGGACATGGCCTCACTCGAGAAGGATTATGAAGAAGTGGGAGTTGATTCTTCCTATCTGGACcgaaagggggaggaggagggagaatga